The Coleofasciculaceae cyanobacterium genomic interval GACTCAAAACTAAGTTTTCAGTCGTAGGATCGAGAGCGTTAGTCGCCTCATCTAAAATCAGCACTGGCGGATCGCCAACAATCGCCCTCGCTAAGGCTAACCTTTGTCTTTGCCCCCCAGAAATATTTGCCCCAAACTCGCCTAAGATGGTGTTGTACTTATCTGGTAATTCACTAATAAATTCATCGGCAACGGCAATTTGACAAGCCCGAACAATGTCTTCAAAGCTAACATGGGGATTACTCCAGCGAAAGTTATCCACAATAGTACGACTCCAAAAAAAGGCTTCTTGTGGCACTAAAACAACTTGCGATCGCAAACATTCTATGGCCAGATCTTGGAGATTATATTTACCCAGGCGAATATTGCCCGACTCAGGAGGATAAAGTCCAGCTAATAGTTTTATGAGAGTGCTTTTGCCACAGCCAGACTGACCGATAATCGTGGTTACCTTGCCTCCAGGAATGGTTAAAGAAAAATTTTCAAACAAATTATAGTTACCAGGATGAGCAAAGACCAGATTAGCGCAGCTTAGATCTTCCTCTCCAGATATCTCTGCCCAATGATAGTCTTTGTCATCAGCAATCTCGGCAGGAGTATTGATTACTTCGGCCAAACGTTCGGCAGCAATTCTAGCTAAAGCAAATTCTTCGATCCAACTGACAAGATAAATTCCTAGATTAATTACATTGGTGTTGAGGCTATTAAAAGCTACCAACTGACCCAGAGTTAGCTGCTGTTTAATTACCAAAGTCCCGCCATACCACAACACAAAAATCTTACCCAACCCCGAAAATAATCGAGAAGAAACTAGATTAACAATTCCCAGTTGAATCGTACTAAAGCTAAGACTGGAAAAGCGAGCAAAACGGTTTTGAGTCTCAGACCAAGCCTGGGGCGCGGCATTAGCAGCCTTGAGAGTCAACGCACCTTTAAAAGATTCCAATAAAAAACCTTGATTTTCCGCATCAGCCACAATTACCTGTCTCGTTTTTTGCTGCATTACGGGGAAAAATAAAATTGTCGTGACAAACATCAACACGACGATCGCTGCCACACTTGCTGTTAGCTGCCAACTATATAACAGCATCAGACCGAGAGAACAAGCTGCGGTAAATAACCAGACTGGAAGTTGCAGCAGAATTTGCGACAGCAACTGATTTAATTCTCGAATATCCTTTAAACGGCTAACCACCTCATTACTGCGATGGGTTTCATAATAATCTAGGGGTAAGCGTAAAATTTGCCGTCCAAACTCCAAGGCAATGCCTAATTCTAAACGTTGGCTAAAGTGGGTAATCAAAATAGCCTGTACCCACTCTAAAGCACTGGCAATCATCGTCATCACCGCCATGGCGATCGCAATTCGCACCAGCAGTTGACTATCTCCCCTAACTAAGACATCATCCGTCAAGATTTGAATTAAAATTGGTGTCGCCAGTAGCAACAGCCCAATAATTAAATTCAGCAGCAATGCCTCTAACAAAATTAAGCGATAGGGGCGCAAACTTTTAACCAGCTGCCAAATTCCCCCAATCTGGTCATCTTGAAGCTGAAAAAACGTTTCCTGTGGCTCTAACAGCAGCATTACGCCATTTTTCCAACCCTCTAACAGTTGTTGGAGACTCAGACGGCGTATACCAATCGCTGGATCGGCAATTATATATTGTTTTTGTTGCTTACCGTATAAGACTACCCAATGCTCACCTTTCCAATGAATAATCGCAGGTAAGGGAGCTTCATTTAACCGTTCAATTAGTTCATCTGTGGCGCGAACTGCATAAGCATCAAACCCGATCGCTTCTGCACCCTTATTTAACCCCAGCATATTTGTTCCTAACTGTCCCGTCCCCACTACCTGTCTAATATGACTCAGACTAAAATTACGTCCGTGGTGCTTAGCAATGGTTGCCAGACAAGCTGCTCCACAATCCTCTTCATTGTGTTGACGCACACATTTATATAACATCAATGATCTAAAGTGTTGAGCAATCTAGAAAATACGACTATTCAGTTTCACCAGTCAAAGCTACATCATTACTCAGGATAAAGCAATTCACGCAAAGTTTTACATAAGTTCATTAGGCGTTGCTAATTCATAATACGAAACCAATGATGATACTTTTTTTGGCTATTAGCTGCGCAAATCGAAGATTTGCCAGTCCTAAAGGATATATCGAAGTGTATCCCTTTAGGGACACCTTCGGATATCGTCGTAAGACTCGTCGGCTTTTGGGTAAGAATATTCTTACCCAAAACACGACGGGACGATCTGCCCTAAAGGATTAGTGCCTGGAGGCACGTCCGCGTACGCGCTGCGCTCTTAGCTTTTAGCTTTCGAAAATAGATTGAAGATCTCAATCCAATTGTTTATGTCTCACTTCAACAACGCCGTTTATTAGCATTGCCTTGTCTTAACCGTCTAAAAAATGGTTGTTTAAGCTTAATTTTGGGAATCATGGAATTAAAGCTATATTTCTCATCTAATAGAAGCTTGATTAATTAAAAAAGTTCTATGTCAACTTACTCGAATCAGCGAAAACCTAGACCAATCAGTTATTATTTCTTGTTGTTGTGTGCAGGAGCGATCGCCGAGTTAGTTATCAATATTGCTGCCAGCACAGTATTAATCCAGCCTAGTATCGCTGCTACCAACTCAGAATTATCATCTCAGGCAAATTTATTACCCGCAGGTCGATTGGCTTATCAGGCAGGAAGATATCAAGAGGCAAAAATACTATGGCAAAAAGCATACAGACAGTTTGTCGCAGCTGGTAACATCATTGCTCAAGCTCAAAGTCTCAATTATTTAGCTTTAACCTGCCACAAATTAGGGGAATGGCAACTTGCCGAACAATATCTGGCTCAAAGTCTTCAACTGCTCCCAAGGCATGATTCGGATGTAAACGGGCTAAAAATTACCGCCCAAACCTTAAATACTCAAGGCAGATTAGAGCTAGCCAAGGGCAAAACAGAGGCAGCTTTAGCAAGTTGGCAACAGGCAGCAGTAATTTATCAGCAAATTGGCGATGAAGAAGGATTATTAGGAGTTACAATCAACCAAATTCAAGCATGGCAGAGTTTTGGGCTATACCGTCGCGCACAGAAAAGATTAAAGCAGATTGCGCCTAAATTTGCCGCACAAAGCGACCTTAGTTTAAAAATTATCGGTCTACGCAGCCTGGGTACTGCCTTGAGAGTAACGGGAGATTTAGAAGCTGCATATAAGACGTTACACCAGAGTGTTACTTTGGCTCAAAAATTGAATTTACCTGAAGAAGCCAGTGCCTCACTTTTTAGTTTGGGTAACACCGCTGTATCTTTAAAAGATTATGAACCAGCAATTGACTTCTATCAACAGGCTGCTGCGCTCACGGCTCGACCGCTACTCAAGATAGAAGCACAGCTCAACCAGCTAAATCTATTTGTTTTGACTGCACAATGGCAACAGGCAGAAGATTTGCGTAATCAGATCCAAGCTGACCTAGCCAACTTGAGCGTCAATCCCAGTCGTAAAGTAGTCTATGCCCGCGTTAATCTAGCTAAACGTTCGATAGAGCTAAACGATCGCACTAAGAACCCCAAATATTTCAATCAAACTAAAGACTTATTACAAGTGGCAATGCAGCAGGCTCAAGAGCTAGAGGATCTCCAAGCAGAGTCCTATGCTTTGGGCGTACTGGGGCATCTCTATGAAAAAAATCAGCAGCCAGCAGAGGGCAGCAAATACACCAAACGCGCAGTCTATCTGGCTCAACAAATCAGCAATGATGATTTAACCTATCAGTGGCAATGGCAATTAGGCAGATTATATCGGACTTTAGATAATCATCAAGGTGCGATCGCTTCTTATAGTGAAGCCGTCAATGCTTTGGAATCGCTGCGGGGCGATTTAGTAGTAACCAATAGAGATGCTCAGTTTTCTTTCCGCAACAACATTGAACCTGTTTATCGCGATCTGGTCGATCTGTTACTTACTGTCAGAAACGGTCGTCCCGTCAGTCAAAGCTACTTATCACAGGCAAGACAAACTATTGAATATCTTCAGCTAGCCGAATTAAATGACTTCTTCCGAGAGGCTTGTATTGATGCTACCCCAACCAATATTGATCGCGTCGATCTTGAGGCTGCGGTGATCTATCCAATTATTTTAAGCGATCGCCTTGAGGTAGTAGTCAGCTTACCCGATAAATCTCTACGCCACTATACCCATGTCATTGCTCAAACAAAATTAGAATCGATTATCGAAAGGCTACGTCAAACTCTACAAATTAGAAGTCGTCGTCAATTTTATGCCCCAGCCCAAAAGCTTTATCGCTGGTTAATTACCCCTGTTTTAAAAGACTTAGCAGACAACAACATCAAAACTATTGTCTTTGTCCCCGACGGTACTTTTCGGAATATTCCTCTAGCTGCGCTTCATGATGGCAAGCAATATTTAATTGAACAATATAATGTCGCTCTGACTTCAGGACTACAGCTTCTTGCCCCTGTACCTCTTGAAGAAGTGAAACTCAGAACTCTGGCAGCGGGTATTACCCAACAAAGACGGGGTTTTTCGGCTTTGCAGTACGTCGATCGAGAATTAACTAATATTCAAAATCAAACTGACAGTAAGGTGTTGCGGGACGATCGCTTTACTCAAAAGATTCTGCGCGAAAATGTTGCCACTGACCAGTTTCGCATTGTTCATATTGCTACCCACGGCCAATTTAGCTCTAATCTAGAAGATACTTTTCTCCTTGCCTGGGATAGTAACATTGGCATTAAGGAACTCGAAAACATCCTCAAAAGTGTCGATCCCAAGCAAAAAAAAGCGATCGAGCTATTAGTCCTTAGTGCTTGCGAAACTGCATCAGGTGATAAGAGAGCTACTTTAGGTTTAGCAGGGATAGCAGTGCGGGCAGGAGCTAGAACTACTTTGGCTACTCTCTGGACAGTATATGATGAGTCTACCGCTATGACTATGAGTGATTTTTATCAGCAAATTACTCAACCACAACGATTAAATAAAGCTCATGCTCTACGCCAAGCTCAGTTAAGTCTACTCCACTCTCGCGATTTCAAACATCCCTACTATTGGGCGGCTTTTGTCATGCTGGGCAATTGGCTATAGATTGGGGATCGGCAATTACTGAGCTAATACTTCTCGTTTAACAAGTGTTGATTAATTACAGCGGCTTTTATCAGGCGACTTACCTGCGTAACTTACAAAACTAATTGGCTTGCGCAATCCCCGAAGCTAAGAGCTAAAAGCTAATAACCAATAACTAATAACTAAAAAGGGTTAACCGAGAAGTATTGATTACTGAGCTAAATTTCTGGCTTTAGCTACCTGACCAAAAAAGTCTAAATATTGTAAATGTCCCCCAGGAAAAACGAAATTTAAGGTTAGAGGATCTGTTGTATCTCCAGAGTCGCCTGGGCCTTGGATGACTTTAACTGCTTGAGGATCGCTATGGTCTAGCTTGAGTGCCTGACGGTTTTTGACCTCTCCGCCACTGCTGTCTACATAAATAACTACATTATCGGTATCAAACTCTCTACCCAAGGCTTGGATTAGTTCCAAAAATCCGCGATCGCTTCCGCCCCGCTTAAACTCAATCTGACCGTCTTTTTTTACTGCTTTGCTGGTTACCGTATCCCCTACCCCAACTATAGTTGGCATGATTTCAGTCGCAAAGTTGTCTCTAACTAATTTAAGCAAATCTTGCTGTTTACTAGGAGCTTCTCTGGCATTAAACTCTTTTCCTAAAGGATATTCACCAGTTTGTAAGTAATAGTAATGGTTGAGAATAACTAATACTCCCACTTCCTTAATTGCTCCCCGCAGCATAAACTGAAAGTCGGTAGTCCCCGAATCATTACCTTGGGCTGGCTGCATAATTTCTACTCCATGCTCATCTCTGCCTAAATTGGGAGCATAATGCACAAAAAAGGAATCTGCTAAACCCTGTTCTTTTGCTTCTTGCAGCAAACGATCTGTTAGTCTTTTCATTTCTTGTTGAAGCTCGGCATATAGCTCAGGGCGATCGCTAAATATTTCATGAAAAACGTTGAGATTTGCTGTAGGCGAGACTTGATTATCTAATACCGTCGCTTGGATATATTCTGCTAATTGAGCTTGGTTAAGACTATATTTCGGCTGCTGACCTAATTGTCGTAGATAATCGGCTACTTTATCTGGTATTGATTTTAAAAACGCCATTTCTGGATCACTTACCCCTGGATGCTCGACTTTGCCATAACAATCTTGCCACTGTACCCCCCCTCCAGCTAAACCTGGCAAATACATCCCTTGTTCACTGACTAAACTGTTACCATCCAAAGTTCGTTCAACAATACCGTTAACTCCTCGCTGACCTATATGTTCACCATTAGTTAAGACAAAAAAATGATTGCCCAAAGCTTTGACTGATTCGAGATATCGAGCTTCCATCACCCGCGTTAATGGGTCTTTGACCAACCCCATACATACACCGTCAAGGTCTTGAATAATTAGCATATTCTCTCGCTCAATCAGCATTTGACTGAGACTTTGATGATCTAAGGATAGCGATCGCGAGGACAGAGAAGCATCTTTAACAGTCATAATATTTAGTATGTTCCATGATTAATTACAGGTAGGCACACATAAAATTAATACCATTAATTCAACCGCACAGAATGAATTTTTATCCCGTCCTAGTCTATTTTATAGGAGCGTTTTTAGCAGGATTTTTATTACTTCAAAATCCTAATAACTCAATTGCTATTGCCGAAG includes:
- a CDS encoding peptidase domain-containing ABC transporter; this encodes MLYKCVRQHNEEDCGAACLATIAKHHGRNFSLSHIRQVVGTGQLGTNMLGLNKGAEAIGFDAYAVRATDELIERLNEAPLPAIIHWKGEHWVVLYGKQQKQYIIADPAIGIRRLSLQQLLEGWKNGVMLLLEPQETFFQLQDDQIGGIWQLVKSLRPYRLILLEALLLNLIIGLLLLATPILIQILTDDVLVRGDSQLLVRIAIAMAVMTMIASALEWVQAILITHFSQRLELGIALEFGRQILRLPLDYYETHRSNEVVSRLKDIRELNQLLSQILLQLPVWLFTAACSLGLMLLYSWQLTASVAAIVVLMFVTTILFFPVMQQKTRQVIVADAENQGFLLESFKGALTLKAANAAPQAWSETQNRFARFSSLSFSTIQLGIVNLVSSRLFSGLGKIFVLWYGGTLVIKQQLTLGQLVAFNSLNTNVINLGIYLVSWIEEFALARIAAERLAEVINTPAEIADDKDYHWAEISGEEDLSCANLVFAHPGNYNLFENFSLTIPGGKVTTIIGQSGCGKSTLIKLLAGLYPPESGNIRLGKYNLQDLAIECLRSQVVLVPQEAFFWSRTIVDNFRWSNPHVSFEDIVRACQIAVADEFISELPDKYNTILGEFGANISGGQRQRLALARAIVGDPPVLILDEATNALDPTTENLVLSQLLAARHGKTTISISHRPRVIVKSDWVVLLEAGQVEFAGHPDGLKRIEQYQDYVV
- a CDS encoding CHAT domain-containing protein; this translates as MSTYSNQRKPRPISYYFLLLCAGAIAELVINIAASTVLIQPSIAATNSELSSQANLLPAGRLAYQAGRYQEAKILWQKAYRQFVAAGNIIAQAQSLNYLALTCHKLGEWQLAEQYLAQSLQLLPRHDSDVNGLKITAQTLNTQGRLELAKGKTEAALASWQQAAVIYQQIGDEEGLLGVTINQIQAWQSFGLYRRAQKRLKQIAPKFAAQSDLSLKIIGLRSLGTALRVTGDLEAAYKTLHQSVTLAQKLNLPEEASASLFSLGNTAVSLKDYEPAIDFYQQAAALTARPLLKIEAQLNQLNLFVLTAQWQQAEDLRNQIQADLANLSVNPSRKVVYARVNLAKRSIELNDRTKNPKYFNQTKDLLQVAMQQAQELEDLQAESYALGVLGHLYEKNQQPAEGSKYTKRAVYLAQQISNDDLTYQWQWQLGRLYRTLDNHQGAIASYSEAVNALESLRGDLVVTNRDAQFSFRNNIEPVYRDLVDLLLTVRNGRPVSQSYLSQARQTIEYLQLAELNDFFREACIDATPTNIDRVDLEAAVIYPIILSDRLEVVVSLPDKSLRHYTHVIAQTKLESIIERLRQTLQIRSRRQFYAPAQKLYRWLITPVLKDLADNNIKTIVFVPDGTFRNIPLAALHDGKQYLIEQYNVALTSGLQLLAPVPLEEVKLRTLAAGITQQRRGFSALQYVDRELTNIQNQTDSKVLRDDRFTQKILRENVATDQFRIVHIATHGQFSSNLEDTFLLAWDSNIGIKELENILKSVDPKQKKAIELLVLSACETASGDKRATLGLAGIAVRAGARTTLATLWTVYDESTAMTMSDFYQQITQPQRLNKAHALRQAQLSLLHSRDFKHPYYWAAFVMLGNWL
- the stpA gene encoding glucosylglycerol 3-phosphatase; translated protein: MTVKDASLSSRSLSLDHQSLSQMLIERENMLIIQDLDGVCMGLVKDPLTRVMEARYLESVKALGNHFFVLTNGEHIGQRGVNGIVERTLDGNSLVSEQGMYLPGLAGGGVQWQDCYGKVEHPGVSDPEMAFLKSIPDKVADYLRQLGQQPKYSLNQAQLAEYIQATVLDNQVSPTANLNVFHEIFSDRPELYAELQQEMKRLTDRLLQEAKEQGLADSFFVHYAPNLGRDEHGVEIMQPAQGNDSGTTDFQFMLRGAIKEVGVLVILNHYYYLQTGEYPLGKEFNAREAPSKQQDLLKLVRDNFATEIMPTIVGVGDTVTSKAVKKDGQIEFKRGGSDRGFLELIQALGREFDTDNVVIYVDSSGGEVKNRQALKLDHSDPQAVKVIQGPGDSGDTTDPLTLNFVFPGGHLQYLDFFGQVAKARNLAQ